Within the Miscanthus floridulus cultivar M001 chromosome 2, ASM1932011v1, whole genome shotgun sequence genome, the region TCAAGGTTCATCCATCACATGATGATCCTGCTGAGGACACACTCTGTATTATTCGTCATTTGCAACAACGCAAGCTACACACGTATCTTTAATAATCTCCATACATATATCTTGTCGTCAGTTTAGGCCGGGCTGAGAGCCTGTGGGAGCTGCTGGCCAGCTAGTAGCACGCACACAAGCCGCCATGTGAGCCGCCGACGCAGCCCGGGCCCCGGCCAGCCGTCCAGGACGCCACCACCCTAAACCAAGCACGAAAAAGATGTATCACCCACCAACCGCAGGCTGCTGTTTACATGTCCCTGCGCGCGCCCACCACGCCCGCCGCGTGCGGCGGCTACGGCTTGTGCAGCACCctgccggcgacgacggcggcctCTATGACGACCGTGATCACGTCGATGACCTCGTCGATCATGCACTTGTTCCCGTCGAAGGTGGACGTGCCCTCCCGCAGCCTCGCCAGGCAGTCCAGCAGCGCCTCGTTGCAAGACGTGCTCAGGTAGTCCACTGCATACGGTTTACAACACGCGCGCAGCCGCCGTGTCGTCATCAGCCCACGTTCGTGGTAGCAATTGAAGATGCATGATGACTGGAGCGAGCTTGTGTATATAATTAACGTACTCTTTGCCTGGACGCAGTTGTCGTGGTGCATGCAGCAGGCGTCCAGCCCGTCGCACGGCTGCTCGCCGGGGCAGCCGCTGTACAGGATGCCGCAGTACTTGCCGTACCGCAGGAACGGCGCCGCTGTTGATCGAGTGGCAGAAGATCATGTCGGGCGCTTAATAAGTGAGCGATCGATGCAATTAAGAGGAAATAAACCGTGCAGATCATGGAAGAGACGGGTTAATTGTACGCACTCGTGCAGTGGTCCGACTCGCACGTACGGCTGCACGCCTGCTGCTTGCTCTGCGCACGAATCAAGCAAAGAGCACAGTTAACAGGGGTGTGGAGCTAGATTAGTGGGCAACGACGTGCTGCGTACGTGTGTGTATGAGCATGATGAAAGGCTGAAAGCTACTCC harbors:
- the LOC136538367 gene encoding phospholipase A2 homolog 3-like — its product is MELGSSWRLTVVVGILACAALFSPPAAALNIGIQSDGDGASKQQACSRTCESDHCTTAPFLRYGKYCGILYSGCPGEQPCDGLDACCMHHDNCVQAKMDYLSTSCNEALLDCLARLREGTSTFDGNKCMIDEVIDVITVVIEAAVVAGRVLHKP